From Prosthecobacter sp., the proteins below share one genomic window:
- a CDS encoding DUF2934 domain-containing protein produces MTHLTVFKPGAAAPQNHTLTSFAPSTDEVAYRAYLNYQNHGGVDGHDVKDWFGAQAELIAEHHLTMTL; encoded by the coding sequence ATGACACACCTCACAGTCTTCAAACCAGGTGCCGCCGCACCGCAGAATCACACGCTGACATCGTTCGCCCCATCAACTGATGAAGTCGCGTACCGGGCCTATCTCAACTATCAGAATCACGGCGGAGTGGACGGCCATGATGTGAAAGACTGGTTCGGTGCACAGGCGGAATTGATCGCTGAACATCATCTCACCATGACCCTGTGA
- a CDS encoding DUF1552 domain-containing protein — MNRRRFLLSSLGSTLALPGMSSLMAKTVGGSVQAAKGAGMGARRFVAIGNLLGYQTKSLFPTTQGRNYEKTTLLEPVWDIRDEMTVLRGLDHGVKGGHFAVHSFLSGVLNSEAQNRPDGNVTIDQFLADEVGFETRFPSLTVGSEGGIHGGCQIAWTKSGVRVPPVTNPAELFEKLFVTDSKERQARRAEENQVQASILDSVLDEANRLSKQVNKEDKDKLDEYLTSVRDVEKRLELRQRWTNQPKPKAPFDKPANRNAVEDLPLLYEMIALALQSDSTRIATLEIGGDFMPQHLGIKKDWHGLSHHGNAPEAIADLITLEKYQIEHYGKFVARLAKMNDGERTLLDSTTVLFGSGMGDGNSHKNSDLPILLAGGGYKHGEFREVPREGINKVPLCNLFVDIAQKMGVETDSFGSSTGRFA, encoded by the coding sequence CTCGGCTCCACCCTCGCGCTGCCGGGAATGTCCTCGCTCATGGCCAAGACCGTGGGCGGCTCCGTCCAGGCGGCAAAAGGTGCGGGAATGGGCGCACGGCGCTTTGTGGCGATTGGGAACCTGCTCGGCTACCAGACGAAGAGCCTGTTCCCCACGACGCAGGGCCGGAACTACGAGAAGACGACGCTGCTGGAGCCAGTTTGGGATATTCGCGACGAGATGACGGTTTTGCGCGGTCTCGATCATGGCGTGAAGGGCGGGCATTTCGCGGTGCATTCGTTCCTTTCGGGCGTGCTGAACTCTGAGGCGCAAAATCGGCCGGATGGGAATGTGACCATTGACCAGTTCCTCGCGGACGAGGTGGGCTTTGAGACGCGGTTTCCATCGCTCACGGTCGGTTCGGAAGGCGGCATCCATGGCGGTTGCCAGATCGCGTGGACGAAGTCTGGCGTGCGTGTGCCGCCAGTCACGAATCCAGCCGAGTTGTTCGAGAAACTCTTCGTCACCGACTCGAAGGAGCGTCAGGCTCGTCGGGCGGAGGAGAACCAGGTGCAGGCTTCCATCCTCGATTCCGTATTGGATGAGGCGAACCGTCTCTCGAAGCAGGTGAACAAGGAGGACAAGGACAAGCTCGACGAATACCTCACCTCCGTCCGTGATGTGGAAAAGCGCTTGGAACTGCGTCAGCGCTGGACGAATCAGCCGAAGCCGAAAGCGCCCTTCGACAAGCCCGCGAACCGCAACGCCGTGGAAGATCTGCCGCTGCTGTATGAGATGATCGCGCTCGCCTTGCAGTCGGACAGCACGCGCATCGCCACGCTGGAGATCGGCGGTGATTTCATGCCACAGCATCTCGGCATCAAAAAAGACTGGCACGGTCTCTCGCATCACGGCAATGCCCCCGAAGCCATCGCGGACCTCATCACGCTGGAGAAGTATCAGATCGAGCACTACGGCAAATTCGTCGCCCGACTCGCGAAGATGAACGACGGCGAGCGCACGCTGCTCGACTCGACGACGGTGCTTTTCGGCAGCGGCATGGGCGATGGCAATTCACACAAGAACTCCGACCTGCCCATCCTCCTCGCTGGGGGCGGCTACAAGCACGGCGAATTCCGCGAAGTGCCGCGTGAAGGCATCAACAAGGTGCCGCTGTGCAACCTCTTCGTGGACATCGCGCAGAAGATGGGTGTGGAGACCGATTCGTTCGGCAGCAGCACGGGGCGGTTTGCTTGA
- a CDS encoding DUF1592 domain-containing protein → MNSKNLIQNLLFTSAVFAASSAHAADTPPKVVQQFLGKYCLECHDADVQKGDRAFDAFALPLKSVNELIEARDIIDQLTLKEMPPKKADQPKDDERIAMIRALRDGTVAAHAKFQTTGSRTVMRRLSSREYENTLAVLFGRRVDTLGLTADFPKEKTTEHMDTIGKSLVTSGFLVDQYFQSANRLVETRLGKPAMEPKDWKFNSHFVQYEELSGSHKSAFNYRYLNLYEQPNTDTRQGGYGHIEDFLKGVPVSGLYDLEVEATALHRDTHYDPAIFGIDFSEPFILGVVPGDVTKGHIHYPQAIEPLLASAVVPDNTPTWFKFRVWLEAGQTPRFIFPNGPFESRASVVTINKRYKDEFKDDVGSSGVGRAHILKEGKLPHIRISEIKIHGPVPEKPGSAEEVAVFGKDGFQETRALDQLHAFAEKAYRRPLTDADRQPIHVLYDKRIAEKASPRQAALDAVKLILCSPSFLYLSEITDESAKALKPHDLTTRLSFALWATPPDEALLASAKSSKLTQDAELKKQIERMLADERLSGFVNGFLDSWLNLRDLGGMPPPRENYRAYYAEDLPTSMKTEARLFFRDLLKNNGSVAQFIDCEHTFVDKKLAKLYELPEAKTLRLADGFKKVNLKGNTHRGGLLGMAAVLTVSANGVETSPVTRGVWVSENILGIPPPPPPDVVPAIDPDVSGATTIRDRLAKHRADAACAECHRKIDPLGFSLETFDPIGHWRSTYPKPKKAKDAPKIDTTGEFTSGETYADFASFKKIIHETRADHFTRHLIRQLLTYTTGRTMELNDDFIIDQLHEKVKTRGLGLKTLMVECLMSEVFRSR, encoded by the coding sequence TTGAACTCAAAGAACCTCATTCAGAACCTCCTCTTCACGTCAGCGGTTTTCGCGGCATCATCTGCGCACGCCGCCGATACCCCACCGAAGGTCGTGCAGCAGTTCCTTGGCAAATACTGCCTGGAGTGCCATGACGCGGATGTGCAGAAGGGCGACCGCGCTTTTGATGCGTTCGCGCTGCCACTGAAGTCGGTGAACGAGCTCATTGAGGCACGCGACATCATCGACCAGCTCACTTTGAAGGAGATGCCGCCGAAGAAGGCAGATCAGCCGAAGGACGACGAGCGCATCGCGATGATCCGGGCGCTGCGTGATGGCACGGTGGCGGCGCATGCGAAATTTCAGACCACGGGCAGCCGCACGGTGATGCGCCGCCTTTCCAGCCGCGAGTATGAAAACACGCTCGCCGTGCTGTTTGGCCGCCGCGTGGACACGCTGGGCCTCACGGCGGATTTTCCGAAGGAGAAGACCACCGAGCACATGGACACCATCGGCAAGTCGCTGGTGACCTCCGGCTTCCTCGTGGATCAATACTTTCAGTCCGCGAACCGCCTCGTCGAAACACGCCTCGGCAAACCGGCGATGGAACCGAAGGATTGGAAATTTAACAGCCACTTCGTGCAATACGAGGAACTCAGCGGCTCACACAAATCCGCCTTCAACTACCGCTACCTGAATCTCTACGAGCAGCCGAACACCGACACGCGCCAGGGAGGTTACGGCCACATCGAGGACTTCCTCAAAGGCGTGCCCGTCTCCGGCCTCTACGACCTCGAAGTCGAGGCCACGGCGCTGCATCGCGACACGCATTACGACCCTGCCATCTTTGGCATCGACTTCTCCGAGCCCTTCATCCTCGGCGTCGTGCCGGGCGATGTCACGAAAGGACACATCCACTACCCGCAGGCCATCGAGCCGTTGCTCGCCAGCGCCGTGGTGCCGGACAACACGCCCACCTGGTTCAAATTCCGCGTGTGGCTCGAAGCGGGGCAAACACCGCGCTTCATCTTCCCGAACGGCCCCTTTGAATCCCGCGCCTCCGTCGTCACGATCAACAAACGCTACAAGGATGAGTTCAAAGACGATGTCGGCTCCTCCGGCGTCGGTCGTGCGCACATCTTGAAGGAAGGCAAGCTCCCGCACATCCGCATCAGCGAGATCAAGATCCACGGCCCCGTGCCCGAAAAGCCCGGCAGCGCCGAGGAAGTGGCCGTTTTCGGCAAGGACGGCTTCCAGGAAACTCGTGCGCTCGATCAACTTCATGCCTTCGCTGAGAAAGCCTACCGTCGACCGCTCACCGATGCGGATCGCCAGCCCATCCATGTGCTTTATGACAAGCGCATTGCTGAAAAGGCCTCGCCACGACAGGCCGCGCTCGATGCCGTGAAGCTCATCCTTTGCTCTCCGAGCTTCCTCTACCTAAGCGAGATCACCGACGAGTCCGCGAAGGCTCTCAAGCCCCACGATCTCACCACACGCCTCTCCTTTGCCCTCTGGGCCACACCGCCCGATGAAGCGCTGCTCGCCTCAGCCAAGTCCAGCAAACTCACGCAGGATGCCGAACTAAAAAAGCAGATCGAACGCATGCTCGCCGATGAACGCCTCAGCGGCTTCGTGAACGGCTTCCTCGACAGTTGGCTGAACCTCCGCGACCTCGGCGGCATGCCACCACCGCGTGAGAACTACCGCGCCTACTATGCCGAGGACCTGCCCACCTCGATGAAGACCGAGGCGCGGCTCTTTTTCCGCGACCTGCTCAAGAACAACGGCTCCGTCGCCCAGTTCATCGACTGCGAGCACACCTTCGTGGACAAGAAACTCGCCAAACTCTACGAGCTGCCCGAGGCGAAGACCCTGCGCCTCGCCGATGGCTTCAAGAAGGTCAACCTCAAAGGCAACACGCATCGCGGCGGTCTGCTCGGCATGGCCGCCGTGCTCACCGTCAGCGCCAACGGCGTCGAGACCTCGCCCGTCACGCGCGGCGTGTGGGTCAGTGAAAACATCCTCGGCATCCCGCCGCCCCCGCCGCCGGATGTCGTGCCCGCCATTGATCCCGATGTCAGCGGTGCCACCACCATCCGCGACCGACTCGCCAAACACCGCGCCGACGCCGCCTGCGCCGAGTGCCATCGCAAGATCGACCCGCTCGGCTTCAGCCTGGAGACCTTCGACCCCATCGGTCACTGGCGCAGCACCTACCCGAAGCCGAAAAAAGCCAAAGACGCTCCGAAGATCGACACCACCGGCGAATTCACCTCTGGCGAAACGTATGCGGACTTCGCCAGCTTCAAAAAAATCATCCACGAGACCCGCGCCGATCACTTCACCCGCCACCTCATCCGCCAGCTCCTCACCTACACCACCGGCCGCACCATGGAGCTCAACGACGACTTCATCATCGACCAGCTCCACGAAAAGGTGAAGACGCGGGGCCTCGGTCTGAAAACGCTGATGGTCGAGTGTTTGATGAGCGAGGTTTTTCGATCGAGGTGA
- a CDS encoding BON domain-containing protein, with translation MKLKSLLTTIALAASSLCLQARGPAPANVDVFRATEDVTELIGLEVWNLQNVRLGKIKFITADLLNARLVEVVVTTSGGFLGFGGKTTSVPPRSLTLDKAAQVARLDMSKAKFNAAPKFITSDVAAYSDRRRLATMMRYYGLEPWFYLEGQAVQKNARILQLGYVHRTDFLLNLQIKNQSGQYLGKVGSLMMDLPKGQIVHVIASTAAMGGAKNAVIQARDLQFNAAHNGLVLDRTLAEFAGEPQLKWHGDRKESFQQESYVNREVQADKGLHSRQSAQEGIVRNATVMEEGESFRDEQKTRLIKQRIQADPALSAHAKNVEVVTLHAQTTLRGHVNTIEGKRRIGEIAAKAGRPENVSNLIEIRPH, from the coding sequence ATGAAACTTAAATCACTACTGACCACCATCGCCCTCGCCGCCTCATCTCTCTGTCTGCAGGCCCGGGGGCCTGCGCCAGCCAATGTGGATGTCTTTCGCGCCACGGAAGATGTCACCGAACTCATCGGTCTGGAAGTTTGGAACCTCCAGAATGTCAGGCTGGGCAAAATCAAATTCATCACCGCTGACCTGCTCAATGCGCGCCTGGTTGAGGTGGTCGTGACCACGAGCGGTGGTTTTTTGGGTTTTGGCGGAAAGACAACGTCCGTGCCACCCCGCTCGCTCACGCTCGACAAAGCCGCGCAGGTGGCACGACTAGACATGAGCAAGGCAAAATTCAACGCCGCGCCCAAGTTCATCACGTCCGATGTGGCGGCTTATTCCGACCGCAGACGTCTGGCCACGATGATGCGCTATTATGGTCTGGAGCCCTGGTTCTACCTTGAAGGTCAGGCCGTCCAAAAAAACGCCCGGATTTTGCAACTGGGCTATGTCCACAGAACGGACTTTCTGCTCAATCTCCAAATCAAGAACCAAAGCGGGCAATACTTGGGGAAAGTGGGAAGCCTGATGATGGATCTCCCCAAGGGGCAGATCGTCCATGTCATTGCCTCCACGGCGGCCATGGGCGGAGCCAAAAACGCTGTCATCCAGGCAAGGGACTTGCAGTTCAATGCGGCACACAATGGCCTCGTGCTGGACCGCACCCTGGCAGAATTTGCCGGCGAACCGCAGTTGAAATGGCATGGTGACCGCAAAGAATCCTTTCAACAGGAGTCCTATGTGAACCGGGAGGTGCAGGCCGACAAAGGCCTCCATTCCCGGCAGAGCGCGCAGGAAGGCATCGTCAGAAACGCCACCGTGATGGAGGAGGGCGAGAGCTTTCGCGACGAGCAGAAAACCCGCCTCATCAAACAACGCATCCAGGCCGATCCCGCCCTCTCAGCGCATGCGAAGAATGTGGAAGTCGTCACGCTGCACGCCCAGACCACGCTGCGCGGCCATGTGAACACCATTGAAGGCAAGCGCCGGATCGGTGAGATCGCCGCCAAGGCCGGACGTCCGGAAAACGTGAGCAATCTCATCGAAATCAGGCCGCATTGA
- a CDS encoding PAS domain S-box protein, protein MTPPSRRHSDNDPADGATSGSLTDNLRNDTFLKTGALQDAILNSANFSSIATDEKGVIQIFNVGAERMLGYTAADVLNKITPAEISDPREVIARAEALSLELGTTIAPGFEALVFKASRGIEDIYELTYIRKDGSRFPAVVSVTALRDVHDHNGIIGYLLIGTDNTARKQAEEALLQAGALQNAIFNSANFSSIATDEKGVIQIFNVGAERMLGYAAAEVVNKITPAEISDPQEVVARARALSIELATTIAPGFEALVFKASRGIEDIYELTYIRKDGSRFPAVVSVTALRDARNTIIGYLLIGTDNTARKQVEEEQKKLDQRLRDQQFYTRSLIESNIDALMTTDPAGIITDVNNQMETLTGRSREELIGELFKNYFTDPVLAKAGIKRVLSEGKVTDYELTARAKDGKETVVSYNATTFHNRDGVLQGVFAAARDVTERKRWDKVLQENTVELEKAKAIAEKANLAKSDFLSSMSHELRSPLNAILGFAQLMESDAPGPTPAQKASIEQILHAGWFLLELINDILDLAVIESGRLSLSLEAVSLPEVMIECQAMIEPQAQKRGISMSFPKFEHPCFIKADRTRLKQVLINLLSNAIKYNQAGGTVVVDCDLTPADRLRISVRDTGAGLTPELLAQLFQAFNRLGKEATGEEGTGIGLVVSKRLVELMEGTIGAQSTVGVGSVFWIELGADLDPHADFIKAVSTTLIAAPSEAGTRTRLLLYIEDNPANLKLIEQLISRRPDLRLLTAQNGKDGISLAHGYLPDVILMDINLPGISGIDAMKLIRLDPTTAHIPIVAVSANAIPSDIAKGLEAGFFRYLTKPIKVNEFMETLNVALEFAESGPALK, encoded by the coding sequence CCAGCATCGCCACGGATGAAAAAGGCGTCATCCAGATCTTCAATGTCGGTGCCGAGCGCATGCTGGGCTACACCGCCGCCGATGTGCTGAACAAGATCACCCCGGCGGAGATTTCCGATCCGCGGGAAGTCATCGCGCGCGCCGAAGCCTTGAGCCTGGAACTGGGAACCACCATCGCCCCCGGTTTCGAGGCGCTCGTGTTCAAGGCCTCACGCGGCATCGAGGACATCTATGAACTGACCTACATCCGCAAGGACGGCAGCCGCTTTCCGGCGGTGGTGTCGGTCACCGCGCTGCGTGATGTCCACGATCACAACGGCATCATCGGCTATCTTTTAATCGGCACGGACAACACCGCGCGCAAGCAGGCGGAGGAGGCGTTGCTTCAAGCGGGCGCCCTGCAGAACGCCATTTTCAACAGCGCCAACTTCTCCAGCATCGCCACCGACGAGAAGGGCGTCATCCAGATCTTCAACGTCGGTGCCGAACGCATGCTGGGCTATGCCGCCGCCGAAGTGGTGAACAAGATCACCCCGGCCGAGATTTCAGACCCGCAGGAAGTGGTCGCGCGTGCGAGGGCCTTGAGCATCGAACTTGCCACCACGATCGCACCTGGGTTCGAGGCCTTGGTCTTCAAAGCCTCACGCGGCATCGAGGATATCTATGAACTGACCTACATCCGCAAGGATGGCAGCCGCTTCCCGGCGGTGGTGTCGGTCACGGCGCTGCGAGACGCCCGAAATACCATCATCGGCTATCTCCTGATCGGCACGGACAACACCGCTCGCAAGCAGGTTGAGGAGGAGCAGAAGAAACTCGACCAGCGTCTGCGCGACCAGCAGTTCTACACGCGCTCGCTCATCGAATCCAACATCGACGCGCTGATGACCACCGATCCGGCCGGCATCATCACCGACGTGAACAATCAGATGGAAACACTGACCGGCCGCTCGCGCGAGGAGCTGATTGGAGAGCTGTTCAAAAACTACTTCACCGACCCGGTGCTGGCGAAGGCCGGCATCAAACGCGTGCTCAGCGAAGGCAAGGTCACCGATTATGAACTCACGGCGCGGGCCAAGGACGGCAAGGAAACCGTGGTCTCCTACAACGCCACCACCTTCCATAATCGCGATGGTGTCCTGCAAGGCGTCTTCGCCGCTGCGCGTGATGTCACCGAGCGCAAACGCTGGGACAAGGTGCTCCAGGAAAACACCGTCGAGTTGGAAAAGGCCAAGGCCATTGCCGAGAAGGCCAACCTCGCGAAGTCCGACTTCCTTTCCAGCATGAGCCACGAGCTGCGCTCTCCGCTCAATGCCATCCTCGGCTTTGCCCAGCTCATGGAGTCCGACGCGCCGGGGCCCACGCCCGCGCAGAAGGCCAGCATCGAGCAGATCCTTCACGCCGGCTGGTTTCTCCTGGAACTGATCAATGACATCCTCGACCTCGCCGTGATCGAGTCCGGCCGGCTGTCGCTTTCGCTGGAGGCCGTCTCGCTGCCCGAGGTCATGATCGAATGCCAGGCCATGATCGAGCCGCAGGCGCAGAAGCGCGGCATCAGCATGTCGTTTCCGAAATTCGAGCATCCATGTTTCATCAAGGCGGACCGCACACGCCTGAAGCAGGTGCTCATCAATCTGCTGTCCAATGCGATCAAATACAACCAGGCCGGAGGAACGGTCGTGGTGGACTGCGATTTGACCCCCGCCGACCGCCTGCGCATCAGCGTCAGGGACACCGGCGCGGGGCTGACTCCCGAACTGCTGGCGCAGCTTTTCCAAGCCTTCAATCGCCTGGGCAAAGAAGCCACGGGCGAAGAAGGCACCGGCATCGGCCTCGTTGTCAGCAAACGCTTGGTGGAACTCATGGAGGGCACCATCGGCGCGCAGAGCACTGTCGGCGTTGGCAGCGTGTTCTGGATCGAACTCGGCGCCGATCTGGATCCCCATGCGGATTTTATCAAAGCCGTCAGCACCACGCTGATCGCGGCACCCAGCGAGGCAGGCACGCGGACACGCCTATTGCTCTACATTGAAGACAATCCCGCGAACCTGAAGCTCATCGAGCAGTTGATCTCCCGCCGGCCCGATCTGCGACTGCTGACCGCACAGAATGGCAAGGACGGCATCAGTCTCGCCCACGGCTACCTGCCGGATGTCATCCTGATGGACATCAATCTCCCAGGCATCAGCGGCATTGACGCCATGAAGCTCATCCGCCTCGATCCCACCACCGCGCACATCCCCATCGTCGCCGTTAGCGCCAACGCCATCCCCAGCGACATCGCCAAAGGCCTCGAAGCCGGCTTCTTCCGCTATCTCACCAAGCCTATCAAAGTGAACGAATTCATGGAGACCCTCAACGTGGCGCTGGAATTCGCCGAGAGCGGCCCTGCTTTGAAATAA
- a CDS encoding putative zinc-binding metallopeptidase — protein MQRFTCDCGNVLFFGSSKCLKCGGDVGYDPVQGLMVRLRPGGKMKRCANGVKHGVCNWTLPAEVKETLCVACSMNRTIPDLSTGRNLMLWGRMEMAKRRLIYTMLRLGITLPSKSVNAQAGLAFDIVSTLSNPNVTTGHLNGVITVNLEEADDTYRQINRQQLGENSRTLLGHFRHESAHYLWQRCLSDLNWDDPLRLAFRERFGDEWLDYSTALNTHYQRGVQAGWEQSFITGYAASHPWEDWAETWAHYLQIVDGLETCESLGIHVKHIALPLVMLPGEAGTLPAMLPQNGITDGEFLAWLQRWMCLSTVLNEISHSIGEAPLYPFVISVRVAQKLRLAHHFAQVWALRTS, from the coding sequence ATGCAACGATTCACCTGTGACTGCGGCAATGTGCTTTTCTTCGGCAGTTCCAAATGCCTGAAGTGCGGCGGAGATGTGGGCTATGATCCGGTGCAGGGATTGATGGTGCGGCTGCGGCCCGGCGGGAAGATGAAGCGCTGCGCCAATGGCGTGAAGCATGGCGTGTGCAACTGGACGCTGCCTGCGGAGGTCAAAGAGACGCTGTGTGTGGCCTGCAGCATGAACCGTACGATCCCGGACCTGAGCACGGGACGAAATCTGATGCTGTGGGGGCGCATGGAGATGGCGAAGCGGCGGCTCATTTACACCATGCTGCGTCTGGGCATCACGCTGCCGTCAAAATCGGTGAATGCGCAGGCGGGCCTGGCGTTTGACATTGTGAGCACGCTGTCGAACCCCAACGTGACAACGGGACATCTCAATGGTGTGATCACCGTGAACCTGGAAGAAGCGGATGACACGTATCGACAGATCAACCGGCAGCAACTGGGCGAGAACAGCCGCACGTTGCTCGGTCACTTCCGCCATGAGAGCGCGCACTATCTCTGGCAGCGCTGTTTGTCGGATCTCAACTGGGATGATCCGCTGCGGCTGGCGTTTCGGGAACGTTTTGGCGATGAATGGCTGGACTACTCCACGGCGCTCAACACGCACTACCAACGCGGCGTTCAAGCAGGTTGGGAGCAGAGCTTCATCACCGGTTACGCGGCGTCACATCCGTGGGAGGACTGGGCGGAGACGTGGGCGCACTACTTGCAGATCGTGGACGGTCTGGAGACCTGCGAGAGCCTGGGCATTCATGTGAAACACATCGCACTGCCGCTGGTGATGCTGCCGGGCGAGGCGGGCACACTGCCAGCGATGCTGCCACAAAACGGGATCACGGATGGTGAATTCCTGGCGTGGCTGCAGCGTTGGATGTGTCTTTCCACGGTGCTGAACGAGATCTCCCACAGCATCGGTGAAGCGCCGCTGTATCCGTTTGTCATCTCGGTGCGTGTGGCGCAGAAACTGCGTCTGGCGCATCATTTCGCCCAGGTGTGGGCACTCAGGACTTCCTGA
- a CDS encoding zinc-dependent alcohol dehydrogenase family protein: MKALVYHSPGRKGLQDMPRPVLKEATDAVVRITKTTICGTDLHILKGDVPTVSEGRILGHEGIGIIEEAGTGVTRFHQGDRVLISCITACGKCEYCRRGMCSHCEQGGWILGNTIDGTQAEYVRIPWADTSLHHIPENADEEAMVMLSDILPTGYECGVLNGCVKPGDIVAIIGAGPVGLAALLTARFYSPADIIMIDRDDHRLDVAKKLGATKLINNSDGKALAKIMAMTFGRGVDVAIEAVGVPATFEICQAIIAPGGHIANVGVHGESVPLHLETLWSQNITITTRLVDAVTTPLLLKTVMSGRLLPKQLVTHHFPLSEVISAYDTFGNAARERALKVILTNE, encoded by the coding sequence ATGAAAGCTCTCGTTTATCACAGTCCAGGCAGGAAAGGCCTGCAGGACATGCCCAGACCGGTGTTGAAAGAGGCGACCGATGCCGTGGTACGCATCACCAAGACCACCATCTGCGGCACGGACCTGCACATTCTCAAAGGTGATGTCCCCACCGTGTCTGAAGGGCGCATCTTGGGTCACGAAGGCATTGGCATCATTGAGGAAGCCGGCACAGGCGTCACACGCTTCCATCAAGGCGACCGGGTGCTGATTTCCTGCATCACGGCCTGCGGAAAGTGCGAATACTGCCGACGTGGCATGTGCTCTCACTGCGAGCAGGGTGGCTGGATCCTGGGCAACACGATTGATGGTACGCAGGCCGAATACGTGCGCATTCCCTGGGCGGACACGAGCCTGCATCACATCCCTGAAAATGCGGACGAAGAAGCCATGGTCATGCTCAGTGACATTCTGCCCACCGGCTATGAGTGCGGCGTGCTCAACGGCTGCGTGAAGCCCGGTGACATCGTAGCCATCATCGGTGCCGGTCCCGTCGGACTTGCCGCGCTGCTGACGGCCAGGTTCTATTCTCCGGCGGACATCATCATGATTGATCGTGACGACCATCGTCTCGATGTCGCCAAAAAGCTGGGGGCTACCAAGCTGATCAACAACAGCGATGGCAAAGCCTTGGCGAAAATCATGGCCATGACTTTTGGCAGAGGTGTGGACGTGGCCATCGAAGCGGTCGGTGTGCCGGCCACCTTTGAGATCTGTCAGGCCATCATCGCCCCCGGCGGGCACATCGCCAACGTCGGCGTGCATGGTGAAAGCGTGCCGCTGCATCTCGAAACACTCTGGTCGCAGAACATCACCATCACCACACGCCTCGTCGATGCTGTGACGACCCCCTTGCTGCTGAAGACTGTCATGTCTGGCAGACTGCTGCCGAAGCAGCTTGTCACGCATCACTTCCCGCTGAGCGAGGTCATCAGTGCTTACGACACCTTTGGCAATGCGGCGCGCGAACGCGCTTTGAAAGTCATCCTGACGAACGAGTAG